CGTTGCcttccttcagcagctgcttctctttgGCACCTTGGCGAGCGAAGCCAGCCCTGCGGGACGGAGCCGGCACGGGCAGAAGGTTAGCCCAGCGCGGTGCCTCAGCATCAGGGGCACGGGAGTGTGGGGGACGCTGCTGGCAGGACGccgtgtccctgcccgtggcgGCTGGAAGCCAGGTTGACCAGGGACAACCCTCCCCAGTGCCGCGGTGCCAGGACGGCCACTCACTTGAGGAAGCTCCAGGCCAGGCACGGGGACAGGCAGTGCAGCACGCAGGTGGGCATGTTGAAGAtggagcagaggctgggctCCAGCGCCGTCGGGCCCCCTCCGTTGATCATGATCACCTTATGGACCAGGTCTGGGTACTCGTGGGCGAGGAAGGTGCAGAAGGACACCCTGCGGGGAGAGACAGACATGGGGGCCACGCTCTGACCCCGTGGCACCGGAGGATGCTGCATCCCAAGGCAGATCCTAAGGATCCATGGCCAGAGCACAGGCTACACCCCCTCATTTGACCCATGCCCCCCCTTTCCGGGGCAGGGTAACTCCAGTCAAACCCACCAGCCGGTGCCCCGCAGAGCACGGGCAGAGGGGCTGAGCTCAGGTTTCGCTCCTGTGCAGAGCAAAGCAGGGTGCTGGGACTCACTTGGGTGCCCGCCGGCCTGGACCAGCCTTGTCCTTCTGATCTAATCCTGCCCAGGTCGGAGCCTGTCTCCggtcccctctcctcccagccctgctctctgcaCTGCTTAGTCTCCATCTAATTGACTTTCTTGGGTTTACTCTATTTATAGGCTGTGCTCTGCCAGCTTCCCTGCTGGAGGATGGGCTCTGGGATTAGCTGGACCCAGGGACACGCACCAAGAGGACATAGGAGATCAGAGCTGAGGGATAAACCCAGAATGGGAAACCGCACACCCCtcctctgcttctcaccccCCCCAAGTGCAGGATTTGTTGGGCATTTGCTGCCAAGGAGAGGACGGGGCGGGGGATGAATCCATCCCTTCCCCCCTGGGACCCCCTGGTCCCTTACCCGTACGAGTGTCCTATCAAGATATTCCTCTTCTTCGCGTAGCGCTTGAAGACGGCCCTCATGTCCTCCGCCAGTGCGTAGAAGGTGTATGCGGCGGCAATTTGGGGAGCCGAGCTGCAGCCGTGGCCGGCCAGGTCGGGAGCCACCACTTCGTAGCCCAGCTTGGTAAAGAAGTCCAGCTGCTCCTTCCAGATGTCCAGCGAGCCGCCCACGCCGTGGATGAAGAAGAGGACCACGTCGCTGTGCGTCCCTTTGCAGCTTGTGATCTGCTTCTTGCAGTCAATGTTGACGACTTTCTTGGGTTTACGCTTCCGACGCTTGCCAGGGGCAGTGGCTGCTTCCCGTGTGCCGCATCCCGGTGTGCCGGCAGGACCCTGGGCAGGAGCTTGGCCGGCCACGTCGGAGAGCTCCAGCTCCACCGTGCTGTTGGGTTCCCCCGAGCTGTTCTGGCAGTGCAGAATCTCGGAGCGGACGGCATCCCCCAGGTTCTCGATCACCAGCTGCCCGTTGCGGTAGACGGTGATCTTGCGTTTGCAGTGCACCGtgccccgctccggcccccCGGGCTGGGTCTCCTCGGGCCCCTCCAGGGCCGGGCGGGTGGGCATGCTGTGCCTGACCCGCAGGATCCTCCCCGGCTTCACCTCCATGAAGGTGTAGCCGTTGCTGGACTCAACGCTGTCCAGTGGCCCCACGGCGTTTGTCGTCTTGCCCATCAGGCAGCAGAGGAGCCCATCGGTGATGCTGTTCAGCATTATGCTCCCTGCAATGAAGGCAAGAGGgggggcaggagaagggggGCCAGTCATCAGCTCCAGCACCCAGTGGGGACCTGTTGGGggtcctggctgcagcacaggggACCAGGGAACAGCCCTGTCCCCCCCTGCTTTGCTGCCAGCCCCGGGAAAAGCCGCAGCAGCATGACTGAGGGCAGAACGTGCCTCTGGGGATGCATCGGGGGATGAACGTGGTGCATCCCAAATGCACAGCCCTCCTCAGCCACCTGCAAACGGGCTTCTGTTTCAGATCAAAGATGGACCCAGCACTCCCCGTCCAGCTTTGTTTGGGCCACGTCCCTGTCACTGAGCCGGTGCGACGTACGCTGGCCTGGCAGAGATGAACTCAAGTGGCTGCAAACCCATGTCGTCCCCAGCACGCAGCCATGGGCCTCCGAGAAGGGATCTGCTGCGGCCAAGGGAAGGAACGCGCAAAGGAAAGCctgtttgaaatgaaaatgctatttcTGGCACCAAGTATGGAGCTAAGGAAAGATTCAGCtatgaaaatgcattatttatacCAATTAAATATATAGATGTAGCTCCAGTCTAAACCACCAACACAAATAGTGAGAGATGGAAATTACAGGGGTTGGAGATgaaggttttaattaaaatcactCCACAAACCAAGGCTGAAAATAATATGGCAAAAGAactgggggggggtgggcagtGACCCAGTACCTGCTTGGGGGGTGGGAAACCccctccccacatccccccccGGCACCTTGAGGGCTGGGGGGACGTGGcactgtccttgctgtccccaaGGCTCATTCCTTGACATTTGCTCTTCCAGATGCGCTCGGGTGACTTTGGGAGAGGGCTGTGGATGCCGGGACCACCGAGCCCGGCTGAGAGTGAAGCCAGACGCGAGCAAAGGCAGATGGGAGGTAGGAAAGGCTGGTGGCACCGGGGACGTCGGTGCCGGGACCAGAGCCCGACGCCGTCCCGGCGGTGCCGAGGGTAGCTGCGGAGGAGGCTGGGGAGGTCCCTGCCTCCCCTGGCTGGCAGCTTGATGCGCATTTATTATTGATGAAGCTAAACATGGTGAATTATTGATGCCGATGGGCAATGAGATTTGGAGCGGGCGCTGCACAAAGGGGCTGTCCCTGCAGGAGGGGGGACCAGCTGCCCCCCGAGAGGTGGCTGTGGGTACCGACCATGACCCCTgcggaggggaggagaaggacaaATGCATTCCCAGAGGGGAATTAAACATCTAAATCCCAGTGACGCTGTCAGGAGCAGCCCCCTCAGATCTCCAAACAATCCCTTCAAGTGCACCCGGCAGGATTGCGGGCGCTTTGCTGGCAGAccatgcaaaacaaagcaagggACGGAGGCAGGCTGGGAGCGCAGGCCTCCCTCGCTGCGGCTTTTATCGTTCACTATATTTGGGGAAGCCAACACCGCGCTCCCCTCAGAGACCCCTACGGACCCCAACgtgcccagcctggcccccaCACGCTcctggggactggctgggctCTGGCAAGAGCCACTGGCCGGTGGGGACCCCGCACGCTCCGGCCCCAGCCCAATGCACAGCTCGCGGGTTTCCCCGGGAAAAACCAGCCTGTTCGCTCCAGGCAGGCGGTCCGGGTAACAGTTCCTTTGGCAAAGCCGGAGCGGCTTATCCGGGGAGCGCTGCCAGCTCTTGGGACTGCAGCCAGCGTTTGATTCTCACCCGGCTCTGCCGAGGACAGTGGCCCGACTCCCACGCAAACTCCGTGCAAGGCTCTGGGTGCTGAATTGCAGGGACTGGAAATGCAGCAAAGCCGGTCCTGGGTGCTCCTTCTCCTCATCGCTGgccggggagctccccggggGCTCCCCCCGTTGCGGGGCAtggcagtcccagctctctgcGGTTTGGTGCCTGGGTTTATGTTGGTGATCTCACTTCTGGACACAAGTACATCCATGCAGAATCCGGCTGCACCGAGAGCTTTCCagcagccccctgctccccgCAGCCTGGCCGAGCACCCTGCTAAACAGCTGTGTCACCCACTGGGCTCCCTTCGCTCCTCTGGGGATGGACCCATCCAAGCTGATGAGCAAGAGCAGGAGGTCTCAGAGCCCTGGGAAGGAGAGGCCAAATCCAGACCTCGCTGGCAAGGGGCCGGTCTGTTCTGCTGAGCCACACTTCCAGATGGGTGATGAGCCTGAGGAGCTGGGCACCAGGCTGGCTGGAGCCCTGGCTGGAAGATGCCCAGCTGCTTTTGCACTGGGACGGACACACCACTGCTCTTGCCGTGTTGTCGAGCACCAGCTTGGTGCCAGGTTCGGGCTGCTCTTGACCCCCAAGCAGCTCTGAGCTGCTAATGCTGAACAGAGAGATGGGGCAGGCGGAAAAcccggggggagaggggaaaccAGGCAGACCCTGAGCCTCGCAGTCCCCACGAGCATGACTGCGAGCTCTCCATAAGCTCTGCCCACAGCTGGCAGGCCGCATCCTGCACCTGCACTGGGTACGCTTCCCCCGGGCTCAGCCTGCGGGACCCGGACATGATTCTGCCTCTGATTTCCATAAAGCCTGGCTTTGTGCTGTGCCTCCATTTCACAAGGTACTAATGATCTCTGTATGGATTATAAACAGGACTTCTGGCCAAACCGCCTCGACATTGATTAACTTCTCAGGATTAACTCAATCAGTCCATCCTGTTCATTTCCAGAATTGATTTGCTGGAAGGCTCTGGCAGTCAGGAGCTCTGCAGGCAGATCCAGGAGCCCAGGCTCGGGCCACGGAGCCGCCCTCCAGCCTCATCGGCTCTGGGTATGAGCCCGGATCCCGCTGCAAGAGGTGGGGGCTATtcagcagggcagggcctggctcCCGGAGCTGAGATGCCTCCGCTCGGATATGCCCAGGCTGGAGCTTGTGGTCCAGGACGCGGCAATCCCTGCTGGGTATCGGACTGAGAAAACACCACCCGAATCCCATCAGAGAGCGCATCCCGGTCGAGCCGTTCAGTGGCTAGGTGGGAAATGGAGGGCCAGGAGGTTAAAAGACTCGATTCGATGTCAGGCTTCATCTCAGGGGCTGGGAGGCAAAGCGCGCCCGTCTCCCACCTCCCACGCGCCTCCTCTAACCCACCACGCCGTCTGCTGTGGCTGATGCAGCCAGAAACATCAAGGGATGTTCCCTCCGCGAGATGAAAAGGGCTGAAAATGAAACCAGATGGATGCGAAGAACTTTGCAAAGATGCTGGTAACCATGGCGATGagctgcttccccccccccctccatcccagctACCTTCCATCGCCGCCCCCAGCAGAGAGCGAGATTTCGGCACCGGTTACATAAGGCCAGGCACAACAATGAGTCAGGCGCGGCGTGAACCTGCCGCCAGCCCCCGTGTCCCGTGAGGCCAAGGACGCGTTGCAGGCTTGGGAAGGAGGACAGCATCGCCCTGAACTGATACCCATGTCCCGGTCCCCCCGAAAATCATGGCTGCCCCCAAGAAACCGCTATCAGCAGAGAGGGGATGCTCGAGGAATGCTGGAGATTAATCCCTTGGAGGATAATTTATTGCCCAGGTCCAGACCTTGTCCCGCAGCACCCACGCAGAGTCCTCTGGCTtcaccctccctgctgctgcgATGAATAACCTGGTTGCGGAAAAACAACTTACTGACCTACTTGGGGCTGCAGCGCCTCAGATTTTATACAACTTGATGGCACCATGtcacagctggagaaaaatgGGACGAGACGCGATGTGGCAGGGTGGAGGGCGGAAAGCCCGACGGGGTAACGTGACGGGCAGCCACGTGGGGCTGACACGGAGCCCGTGGGGCTGACACGGAGCCGGGGGGGTGGTGTATCAGGGCAGCGCTCGTACCACATCTGCCCCAGGGATGCGACAT
The Gavia stellata isolate bGavSte3 chromosome 32, bGavSte3.hap2, whole genome shotgun sequence genome window above contains:
- the ABHD8 gene encoding protein ABHD8, whose amino-acid sequence is MLNSITDGLLCCLMGKTTNAVGPLDSVESSNGYTFMEVKPGRILRVRHSMPTRPALEGPEETQPGGPERGTVHCKRKITVYRNGQLVIENLGDAVRSEILHCQNSSGEPNSTVELELSDVAGQAPAQGPAGTPGCGTREAATAPGKRRKRKPKKVVNIDCKKQITSCKGTHSDVVLFFIHGVGGSLDIWKEQLDFFTKLGYEVVAPDLAGHGCSSAPQIAAAYTFYALAEDMRAVFKRYAKKRNILIGHSYGVSFCTFLAHEYPDLVHKVIMINGGGPTALEPSLCSIFNMPTCVLHCLSPCLAWSFLKAGFARQGAKEKQLLKEGNAFNVSSFVLRAMMSGQYWPEGDEVYHAELAVPVLLVHGMHDKFVPVEEDQRMAEILLIAFLKVIDEGSHMVMMECPETVNTLLHEFVLWEPETPAGDGQGEKK